A single region of the Triticum dicoccoides isolate Atlit2015 ecotype Zavitan chromosome 2B, WEW_v2.0, whole genome shotgun sequence genome encodes:
- the LOC119365227 gene encoding prolyl endopeptidase-like: MGSLAAADEPLPPLRYPPARRDGDIVDDYHGVLVPDPYRWMEELESEEVKEYVRAQAAVADAVLATCDHRGRLRGQLTALLDHPRYRAPFKRAGTYFYFHNPGLLPHSALYVQHGLGGEPSVLLDPSELSDDATVSLSMIGVSDDGEHLAYGTSASGSDWVTISLMRVRDKHRLPDTLSWVKFSRIAWTSDGKGFFYSRFPAPKDDDGAPESGIRTDVNLNHEVYYHFLGTDQSDDVMCWRDPEHPKYIYTPEVTEDGKYVLLSVSESSEPVNKLYYCDLAALSGMNAKGTHEMLPFVKLVDKFEAFYGVVANDGTRFTILTNKDAPRCKLSRVDVDDPQSWTDVLPEDDRAVLESACAVHGDKVLVNYLSDVKYVLQMRSLATGELLHGIPIDIGSVNGITGRRGDSEVFIEFSSFLTPGIVYRCDLSSGSPEMSIYRDINVPGFDRTDFEAKQVFYPSKDGTKIPMFVVSRKKIVLDGSHPALLFGYGGFGMSMTPQFSAARVVLMRNLGFVTCIANIRGGGEYGEGWHKAGSLANKQNCFDDFVAAGEFLVSAGYTSPSRLCIEGGSNGGLLVAACINQRPGLFGCALAHVGVMDMLRFHKFTIGRAWACDFGCSEKEEEFHWLIKYSPLHNVRRPWEKGAGGDQHHRQYPPTMLLTADHDDRVVPSHTLKFLATMQHVLCTSVEHGPQTNPIVARIDRKSGHGCGRSTQKIIDEAADRYAFAAKMMGVSWID; the protein is encoded by the exons ATGGGCTCCCTCGCTGCCGCCGACGAgccgctgcctcctctccggtACCCCCCGGCCCGCCGCGACGGCGACATTGTCGACGACTACCACGGCGTTCTTGTGCCGGACCCCTACAGATG GATGGAGGAGCTGGAATCCGAGGAGGTGAAGGAGTACGTGCGCGCGCAGGCGGCCGTGGCCGACGCCGTGCTCGCCACCTGCGACCACCGCGGCCGCCTGCGCGGGCAGCTCACGGCGCTGCTCGACCACCCGCGCTACCGCGCCCCCTTCAAGCGCGCCGGCACCTACTTCTACTTCCACAACCCCGGCCTCCTCCCCCACAGCGCCCTCTACGTCCAG CATGGGCTGGGCGGCGAGCCGAGCGTGCTGCTGGACCCGAGCGAGCTCAGCGACGACGCCACGGTGTCTCTCTCCATGATCGGCGTCAGCGACGACGGCGAGCACCTGGCCTACGGCACCAGCGCCAGCGGCAGCGACTGGGTCACCATCAGCCTCATGCGCGTGCGCGACAAGCACCGCCTCCCCGACACCCTGTCCTGGGTCAAGTTCTCGCGCATCGCCTGGACAAGCGACGGCAAGGGCTTCTTCTACTCGCGGTTCCCGGCTCCAAA GGACGACGATGGCGCGCCGGAGTCGGGGATCAGGACCGACGTTAATCTCAACCACGAGGTCTACTACCATTTCCTTGGAACTGACCAGTCCGACGATGTCATGTGCTGGAGAGACCCCGAGCATCCCAAGTACATATACACCCCTGAGGTTACAGAGGATGGCAAG TACGTGCTCCTGTCAGTTTCAGAGAGTTCAGAGCCGGTCAACAAGTTGTACTACTGCGACCTCGCAGCTCTTTCAGGCATGAACGCAAAAGGAACCCACGAAATGCTTCCCTTTGTGAAGCTTGTGGACAAATTCGAGGCCTTCTACGGAGTCGTCGCCAACGACGGCACCCGATTCACAATCCTCACAAACAAAGACGCTCCGAGGTGCAAACTGTCGCGGGTCGACGTCGATGATCCGCAGTCCTGGACCGATGTTCTGCCTGAAGACGACAGGGCTGTCCTAGAGTCGGCGTGTGCTGTCCATGGCGACAAGGTTCTGGTGAACTACTTGTCAGATGTCAAGTACGTGCTGCAGATGAGGAGCCTGGCCACCGGAGAGCTGCTCCACGGCATACCCATCGACATAGGCAGCGTCAACGGGATTACCGGTAGGCGTGGCGATTCCGAGGTGTTCATCGAGTTCTCGAGCTTCCTCACTCCGGGGATCGTCTACAGGTGTGATCTGAGCTCCGGGAGCCCTGAGATGAGCATATACAGAGATATTAACGTCCCTGGGTTCGACCGCACCGACTTCGAAGCGAAGCAG GTGTTTTACCCGAGCAAGGACGGGACCAAGATCCCGATGTTCGTCGTGTCGAGGAAGAAGATCGTCCTCGACGGGTCGCACCCGGCCCTGCTCTTCGGCTACGGCGGGTTCGGCATGAGCATGACGCCGCAATTCAGCGCGGCCCGCGTCGTCCTCATGAGGAACCTAGGGTTCGTGACGTGCATCGCCAACATCAGGGGCGGCGGCGAGTACGGCGAGGGCTGGCACAAGGCCGGCTCGCTCGCGAACAAGCAGAATTGCTTCGACGACTTCGTCGCCGCCGGCGAGTTCCTCGTGTCCGCCGGGTACACGAGCCCGAGCCGCCTGTGCATCGAAGGCGGGAGCAACGGCGGCCTCCTGGTCGCCGCATGCATCAACCAG CGCCCTGGTCTCTTCGGCTGTGCTCTGGCTCACGTGGGTGTCATGGACATGCTTCGGTTCCACAAGTTCACCATAG GTCGTGCATGGGCTTGTGATTTCGGCTgctcggagaaggaggaggaattcCACTGGCTTATCAAGTACTCCCCTCTGCACAACGTGAGGCGGCCGTGGGAGAAGGGCGCCGGCGGCGACCAGCACCACCGCCAGTaccctcccaccatgctgctgacgGCGGACCACGACGACCGCGTCGTGCCGTCGCACACCCTCAAGTTCCTCGCG ACGATGCAGCACGTCCTGTGCACGAGCGTGGAGCacggcccccagaccaaccccatcgTCGCCCGGATCGACCGCAAGAGCGGACACGGCTGCGGCCGCTCCACGCAGAAGATC ATCGATGAGGCTGCGGATCGTTACGCGTTCGCGGCGAAGATGATGGGGGTCTCTTGGATCGATTGA